ATATACGGCTGCCATAATTGCTAGAGCCGCATTTTTCACTTGATGAGCACCTTTCATCTTAGAGTTGAGATCATTTATTGTTAAAAAAGGAGTCTTAATTGAGAATGATTCACCGCTTTTTGTTGATTGATAATTAGCAATAGTAAAATCGAGGTTATATTGATATACTTGAGAATTTGTAGACTGTGCTTTTGCTAAAATGACTTGTAAGGCTTCTTCCTGTTCAACCGAAGTAATCACTGGTGAGTCTGGCTTTATAATTCCACTTTTTTCATATGCAATTTCTTCAACTGTCTCGCCAAGAATAGCAGTATGATCAAACCCGATGTTCGTAATAATGGAAAACAATGGGTCAATAACATTCGTAGAATCTAACCTACCTCCTAGGCCTGTTTCAAAGATTACGAGGTCAACTTGCTTTGTTTTTGCAAAATAAACTAATGCCATCGCAGTGATTACTTCAAATTCGGTAGGCGAACCTAACTCAGTATGTTCTAACTGTTCTGCTAACGGTTTAATCTCATTAACTAAACTTACGATTTCCTCATCATGAATTGGAACACCATTGATGCTAATACGTTCATTAAATTGTTCAATGTAAGGTGATGTAAAAGTACCTATGTTGTAGCTTGCCTCTTGTAAAATTGTTCGCAAATAACATACCGTCGAACCTTTACCATTTGTCCCAGCAACATGAATTGTTTTAATATGTTGTTCAGGATGAGCCAAACGCTCCATCATCCACTCCATTCTTTTTAGTCCTGGCTTCATACCTAAACGAAGTCGTGAATGAATCCAATCTATAGCTTCCTTATATGTAACTACCATAAAAACTCCTCCTTAGTAACAATTAACGTGAAGCTCTTGCCCCTCTAATATTCCCTGCCAATCTAAAGCTCTGTGTGATCTATTAAAAGCTTATTTTAATGCCGAAATCATATCTAGGACTAAAGGATCTAGATTATAGAAAAGTGCAGCTCTTTGACTATCCGTCGCAAACACTGCAGCTTTGTTATATTCAAAAAACACGAACCCTCTCAGGTTCGTGTTATATTTTAGTCTATCCATCATTCATTTGTCTACAAATGAATTTTGAATAATCTTTAGAAAATGCTCCTCATTCATCATGCCTTTCACATGAATCCGCTCTTTATTAATGTATTATCCTTTCAGTTCCGCGATACGAGCACGAACTGTTTCACGTTTTTCAACATAATCCTGTTCCTTTGCACGTTCTTCAGCAATTACTTTTTCTGGAGCTTTGTTGACGAAACCTTCATTACTTAATTTCTTTTGTACACGGTCTACTTCTTTATTCAGCTTTTCCAATTCTTTTTGCAGACGTTGTACTTCTTCTTCAATATTAATTAAGCCTTCAAGTGGTAGAATTAATTCTGCACCCGTTACTACCGCTGTCATAGACTTTGCAGGTGGTTGTAATCCTACACCGATCATTAATTCACTTGGATTACAGAATCTATCGATATATGAACGATTGTCTTCTAGACGAGTAGCTACATTCTCATCTTTTGCATTAATGTGGAGCTTAATCTTCTTACTCATTGGTGTATTCACTTCAGCTCGAACATTGCGGACTGATCGAATAATATCAACGAGTAAGTGCATATCATTTGCAGCTTGTTCGTTTGAAAGTTCTGAACGAACCTGCGGCCACTTAGCAACTGTTATTGAGTCACCTTCATGAGGTAGATTTTGCCAAATTTCCTCGGTAATAAAAGGCATAAACGGATGTAATAAGCGTAGAGTATTATCTAACACATATGCCAATACACTTCGTGTCGATTTCTTTGCCTTGACATCATCCCCATATAATGGGAGCTTAGCCATTTCTATATACCAATCACAGAAATCATCCCAAATGAAGTTGTATAACACACGACCAACTTCACCAAATTCATATTTATCTGCTAAAGTAGTAACCTTTTCAATTGTCTCATTAAGTCTTGTTAATATCCATTGATCTGCTACTGACTTCTCTCCTGTTAAGTCTATTTCTTCATACTTAAGGCCATCTAAATTCATTATTACGAATCGCGATGCATTCCATATTTTATTAGCAAAGTTCCAAGTAGCTTCAACCTTCTCCGTGCTATAACGTAAATCTTGACCTGGAGAGCTACCTGTTGCCAGGAAGTAACGTAAGGAATCAGCACCATATTGGTCGATGACATCCATTGGATCTACACCATTTCCTAAAGATTTACTCATTTTTCTTCCATCCGAAGCACGTACAAGTCCATGTATTAATACATCATCAAAAGGACGTTTCTCAGTAAACTCGAGAGCTTGGAATATCATTCTTGACACCCAGAAGAAAATAATATCATAACCAGTAACGAGAACATTCGATGGATAATAACGATTGTAATCCAATGAAGATTCTTCAGGCCATCCCATCGTTGAAAATGGCCAAAGCGCTGAACTGAACCAAGTATCTAATACATCAGTGTCTTGTTCCCAATTTTCAACGTCAGTTGGTGGTTCATGATCTACATACACTTCACCTGTCTCCTTATGGTACCAAGCAGGAATACGGTGTCCCCACCACAATTGACGAGAAATACACCAATCACGAATATTTTCCATCCAACGTAAATACGTTTTTTCAAAGCGATCAGGAACAAAATTCACCTTATCACCTGTTTGCTGTAACTTGATCGCTTCATCAGCTAATGGCTGCATTTTTACAAACCATTGTGTTGACAAATATGGCTCCACAACAGCTCCACTTCGTTCACTATGACCTACTGAATGCATATGCTCCTCAATCTTAAAGAGTACTCCTTGCTCTTCTAAATCTTTCACAATTTGCTTACGACATTCAAAGCGATCCATCCCTTGGTATTTACCAGCATTGTTATTCATCGTTCCGTCTTCATTCATAACAAGAACTCTTTCAAGATTATGACGGTTACCAATTTCGAAGTCATTTGGATCATGGGCTGGAGTAATTTTTACTGCTCCAGATCCGAACTCCATATCAACATAGTCGTCACCTACGATCTTTAGCTCTCTTCCGATTATTGGTAGTTTAGCTGTTTTTCCAATCAAATGCTTATAGCGCTCATCCTTTGGATGAACTGCAATAGCAGTATCTCCAAGCATCGTCTCAGGTCGTGTTGTAGCAATTTCGATATGCCCTGAACCGTCCGTTAATGGATAACGCATATGATAAAATGCACCTTGCACATCTTTATGAATCACTTCAATGTCTGACAGGGCTGTCTTCGTTTGTGGGTCCCAGTTAATGATATACTCTCCACGGTAAATAAGACCTTTTTTGTACAATGTTACGAAAACTTCACGAACAGCTTTAGAAAGCCCTTCATCAAGTGTAAAACGCTCGCGTGAATAATCTAGACCCAAGCCAAGCTTTGACCACTGCTGACGAATATGACTAGCGTACTCCTCTTTCCACTTCCACGTTTCCTCAACAAATTTTTCTCTTCCTAAATCATATCTAGATGTTCCTTGTTCACGTAGCTTTGCTTCGACCTTTGCTTGAGTAGCAATACCAGCGTGATCCATTCCAGGTAACCAAAGAACATCCAACCCTTGCATGCGTTTCATACGCGTCAATATATCTTGTAATGTTGTATCCCAAGCATGACCTAAATGTAGCTTGCCTGTTACATTTGGTGGAGGTATTACAATTGTATAAGGTTCTTTTTCACTATCTCCAGTTGCCTCAAAATATTTTCCTTCAAGCCAAAACTTATATCGATTTTTTTCAACTTTATTTGGATCGTATTTTGTCGATAGCATTTGTTCATTTGTTTCCATGTTAGTTCCTCCTGACTAATAACTTAAGAAAATTAAAATAGCAACGTTCGAAAAACGCCAATCAATTGCGAAAAGCAAAACCTAACTAAAAAATAAAAACTCCTCCATCCAAAAAAGGACGAAAGGAGTTTATTTTCCGCGGTTCCACCTTAATTCTTAAACTACA
This window of the Bacillus sp. SM2101 genome carries:
- a CDS encoding folylpolyglutamate synthase/dihydrofolate synthase family protein, which encodes MVVTYKEAIDWIHSRLRLGMKPGLKRMEWMMERLAHPEQHIKTIHVAGTNGKGSTVCYLRTILQEASYNIGTFTSPYIEQFNERISINGVPIHDEEIVSLVNEIKPLAEQLEHTELGSPTEFEVITAMALVYFAKTKQVDLVIFETGLGGRLDSTNVIDPLFSIITNIGFDHTAILGETVEEIAYEKSGIIKPDSPVITSVEQEEALQVILAKAQSTNSQVYQYNLDFTIANYQSTKSGESFSIKTPFLTINDLNSKMKGAHQVKNAALAIMAAVYLKTHFSMTIEEVHIRDGIKAAFWAGRFETLMAEPMVIIDGAHNPEGVQALCKTLNDHFNDKKIHIIFSALADKHIGDMLNPLADIAERLTCTSFDFPRSLSARELYDQCSRSNKDYEEDWKVVINEKLNSIPKDDVLIITGSLYFISEVRLHILGCLS
- a CDS encoding valine--tRNA ligase, which encodes METNEQMLSTKYDPNKVEKNRYKFWLEGKYFEATGDSEKEPYTIVIPPPNVTGKLHLGHAWDTTLQDILTRMKRMQGLDVLWLPGMDHAGIATQAKVEAKLREQGTSRYDLGREKFVEETWKWKEEYASHIRQQWSKLGLGLDYSRERFTLDEGLSKAVREVFVTLYKKGLIYRGEYIINWDPQTKTALSDIEVIHKDVQGAFYHMRYPLTDGSGHIEIATTRPETMLGDTAIAVHPKDERYKHLIGKTAKLPIIGRELKIVGDDYVDMEFGSGAVKITPAHDPNDFEIGNRHNLERVLVMNEDGTMNNNAGKYQGMDRFECRKQIVKDLEEQGVLFKIEEHMHSVGHSERSGAVVEPYLSTQWFVKMQPLADEAIKLQQTGDKVNFVPDRFEKTYLRWMENIRDWCISRQLWWGHRIPAWYHKETGEVYVDHEPPTDVENWEQDTDVLDTWFSSALWPFSTMGWPEESSLDYNRYYPSNVLVTGYDIIFFWVSRMIFQALEFTEKRPFDDVLIHGLVRASDGRKMSKSLGNGVDPMDVIDQYGADSLRYFLATGSSPGQDLRYSTEKVEATWNFANKIWNASRFVIMNLDGLKYEEIDLTGEKSVADQWILTRLNETIEKVTTLADKYEFGEVGRVLYNFIWDDFCDWYIEMAKLPLYGDDVKAKKSTRSVLAYVLDNTLRLLHPFMPFITEEIWQNLPHEGDSITVAKWPQVRSELSNEQAANDMHLLVDIIRSVRNVRAEVNTPMSKKIKLHINAKDENVATRLEDNRSYIDRFCNPSELMIGVGLQPPAKSMTAVVTGAELILPLEGLINIEEEVQRLQKELEKLNKEVDRVQKKLSNEGFVNKAPEKVIAEERAKEQDYVEKRETVRARIAELKG